A part of Paenibacillus donghaensis genomic DNA contains:
- a CDS encoding radical SAM protein — MSTRYKSLELDKPLTYELEGLEIGVTSNCNFRCDYCCAYNRNDGQSLDAKEVIRILEELPGLKRVRLSGGEVTLKFQECVEIVAYCSSRGIQTQLNSNGSLLNAERIEQLVEAGLTTIHISFNFTTAEAFSRYYNIHPTIYAKIRENITMFAATSVDVVLETLLFNETEGHMQEISEHVYSMGVRTHEIQNSIIMDHTGWKSIAAREQLKLAVQELIDNKKQDTVLYFTCMDRFMEALGFQEEPGVYFPHCIEGKKQLHLHGNGDILISELCHPVIIGNIYQGTSLKDLYSNMPAPLAKFLDKQPCPALDALFPQGV; from the coding sequence TGGAGCTGGACAAACCGCTCACCTATGAGCTTGAGGGGCTGGAGATCGGAGTCACCTCCAACTGTAATTTTCGCTGCGATTACTGCTGTGCCTATAATAGAAATGACGGACAATCGCTGGATGCCAAAGAGGTAATCCGGATTCTGGAGGAGCTGCCAGGGCTGAAGCGGGTACGCTTGTCCGGAGGCGAGGTTACGTTGAAGTTCCAGGAATGTGTGGAGATCGTAGCCTACTGCTCATCGAGAGGGATTCAGACTCAGCTGAACTCGAACGGGAGCCTGCTGAATGCGGAGCGGATTGAACAGCTTGTAGAAGCCGGGCTGACCACGATCCATATTTCCTTTAACTTCACCACGGCGGAAGCCTTCTCCCGCTATTACAATATTCATCCAACGATCTATGCCAAAATCAGAGAAAACATCACGATGTTCGCCGCCACCAGCGTCGATGTGGTACTGGAAACGCTGCTGTTCAACGAAACCGAAGGCCATATGCAGGAGATCAGCGAGCATGTGTACAGTATGGGGGTACGCACGCATGAGATTCAGAACAGTATCATTATGGACCATACCGGCTGGAAATCGATTGCTGCCCGTGAGCAGCTGAAGCTGGCCGTTCAAGAGCTGATCGACAATAAAAAGCAAGATACTGTGCTGTATTTCACCTGCATGGACCGTTTTATGGAGGCGCTGGGCTTCCAGGAGGAACCGGGCGTGTATTTCCCGCACTGCATTGAAGGCAAGAAGCAGCTTCATCTGCACGGCAACGGTGATATCCTGATCTCCGAGCTGTGCCATCCGGTCATTATCGGCAACATTTATCAGGGAACCTCCCTTAAGGATCTTTACAGCAACATGCCTGCTCCACTGGCGAAGTTTCTGGATAAGCAGCCTTGTCCGGCGCTGGATGCACTGTTTCCGCAGGGAGTCTAG